In Cryptomeria japonica chromosome 1, Sugi_1.0, whole genome shotgun sequence, the sequence ATCCCAAGCCTTCATACTTGGGCCTCATAGTTGTCTTAATGGGCTCTCTTATTCCTTGCCCATGTTTTCCCAAACCTTTTCCGTTATAAACCATCTTTTGCATGATCTTCATACCAATATTATTTTTATAACAAACTTTGTCTTTAACATCACAACTTGTATCTATACATGCAAATATATCCTTACTTTCAAATTCACAATTTTCACCTTTCGGTAGATCATCCatatcaaccaaaggatacaaaTCACTTGTATCACATGCAGCATCATGAACAAGAGGCTTCAGCTTTAAACTATCATtttcttttgccaacaactttaactATTCTTCCAgatattcattcttctttttgatttcgtcaaacaattttaattttgcttcttgatcttcattcttctttttaacCTTCTGCAATTCTTTTTAAAGCTTCTCAATTTCAAACAAATACTCACATCTTTCTTTTCCAAATTACTTTAAATTTGCTATCAACTGTGAATTACACTCTTTCAATTTCACCAATTCATCTTTCAAACAATCTTTTTCACATACCAAAGTTTCATtctctttctttattcttttaCCAGACTTTCCCATtataacaaattgaattttttttacctGATAGTATAGTTTCACAATAGTGATAGATCACAATCTGCAGCTTTGTCACATGATCTTTCTAATTTTTGGCTCCCTTAAGAATTTTCTCCTTTCAGCAATGGAGATTCTTGCAACCGACAATCCAAATTTTCTTGATTAACACCCTTGAACAAAAAACCACAACCTAGCTTGagtgtttcttttattttcctacGAACCCTTTTGCACGGTGCTTTAAACTAGAGAAACTTTTCTTGGCAACAACATTGACTTCTCTAACTAAATTATCTCCACACGATCTTTATCTTGGTTGGGACTAATTTCTATAATTTTCTGCAACTTCCTTTCTCctcatgcaattttttttgaatcaTTCATACAATCTACTCCTATTCAGACTCTAGGAATAGCTACACCCATGGATCCCTCAactgctctaataccatttgtagaATCTAAAATAGAGGATAAAGAAACAAGAAATCTTTTGACAGAAAcacaaatattttattcaaatttggaAAACCCAATTACATTGTTGCAGGCAATACTAAAATTGCAATTCAACAGTTTCTATAGAGGTTGCAGCCTCTTCCAACAAATAGCTCACTCTTGATTACATTTCATGCATTCATTatgcattatttaaataaataattaattgagtCTTTAAAAATAATAAACTAAATAAAACTATAAATAGTCTCCTAAAAATAAAACAACACATGTTAGTGCACATGCTTTATTCCACTAAAAATAAAACTGAACTAATTGTCCAAAAGAAAACTACAAATAGTTTTCTTGTTGTGCATGGAAACAAACTGGAGTTCTAAAATTAAAGCAAGAGTTGCATGCATGTTCACAACATCAATTATCTTCAGTAAACAAGTGATCAATTTATCGACCTTGTTCGAATGCTCCACTACAATCATAAGCGTTCAGTTATTACAAACATTTTTGAGCAAGCAACATAAAACTAAGGATTACTATGTAGATTTTGTACCTTTGACAGGAATATGCCCACGGGAGATGAGAAGGTTGGCGTTGCATTGTGCAATAGAAGAGGCGGTGCACATTGTCCAGAAATGACTCAAGGCACTTCCAGCTTGTTGGTTACATGGTGAGTGCAAGACATGAAATTTTTCATTATAATGTAAGTGATTGGAGGAGCTCCGTCCGATAAGCTGCACAACAAATGATGCTCCAAGATGGGGCCAAGATTTTCCAATGCCATCGCATACTCGGGAAGATAGGAGAGACGGTTATGATGAGGTGGCAACCCATCTGGAATGATGAGAAACTTAAATGTGGAGGTGGCAGTTGCAGCTGCTCTTGACATGCGGTTGTGGCTCCACTCTGTGTTTACGAAAGTGATGAAAACTCCTCTTGAAGAGAGGAGGTGAGCCAAATTCATAAGAGGATTGATACTGCCTTGCACAGGGAAAGGCACCATCACTGCATGCATGCTATTCAtcttcttgtattgtatctccttgtATCTGCAAGGGATGAGTTGGGTCCGTCCATGGTATATATAAAAAAACAGACTAGATAGGTTGTGGATGGGTTTGATTGaacaatcaaataaataatatttttaaattcatgGAAAGGTGGAAGGTAGGGGAAAAGATCTATTAGTTGAACACATTTTCATTgttgtgatagtagttgttgatttaatatctatatttttttataacattgTATCAATAGTTGTGATTTTAAAGTTGCTATTGCTATGATGACTattcataattgaatgaaatgtaccctttgttgtaaaaagcaaccaatcatgtgatgccacatcagctacgTAAGTATGGGGGCCTCTTTTGCAtgactattggtctcactttttgggggggttgttttggacaccttggcaaaaaaacatgctgatgtggccctaaaaccttagttataagcaggggacttgccaagtaagccaCTGTTAAAAATTGGAATTTCCACGCAAGATTTTGAGAAGCCTAAAGTTAGGGTGAacaactactaggtcctctcccctaGTTGAAGCATGCATATTTGCATTCACAATTGATGAGAGATTTGGTTGTTGCCGATTATAGatgtttttttatataaatttcttTACATCATATTAAAATTTAGAAGGTGGTATTATGGTTTTCTTTTTTATGGAAGAGAGACTTACTTTTCTTTATGGAAAAATCTTTGGCCTCTAGCCCAACATGATTTGTCTTGCATAAATGTTTGACTCGACACAATAAGGGAAGAGTATAGTTATAGTCCATGTTATAATTTTGGTATACTCCTTGCTCATCTTATTTGCAAATTactaacttaaaaaaataaaactaatggtaactaaaattttattaataaattttacatgtatcAATAGCTGCCCACTTTATTCATAGCTCAAGACTCCTAGGACATTTTTGCATAAATATTGGCAATTTACATTTGTGCATATGTATTGGCAATTTTAAAGGCACAATTATCAGTGCATATTTAAATAGGTATgaggcaacactttgaaatgactACTTTTTGACTTTGGACAACATTTTGAAATGACTATTTTTTTACTTTTGTGCACATAACAGAAGCTAGAATAATAGTTGTAAATAGTTAAGTCTCATATAGAAAcaactgaaaaaaaaaatcattgaaatccaATATACTAATTTAAAATCTGTGAATGTGTAAAATTACCTATAACAATTATTGGTAGGCATCCCCTACTTCTTTCCTGATTGAAGGGCCATTGTCATTGGTACATCTAGCAATTTTTCTCAAGGCCAAAACTGTCAGGACCAACCAACGATGCAAGATTTCTGGGGATACAATTTGTATTTTGCCATGCTTGTTTCTCAATATTGTTGTTGAGGTATGAAGAAGAGAGATTGAATCTTTTTCCCGATTGGTGTAATAATTAAGATTGGGTCCAAAAGAATTATTTTCCTTGATGTGTTCCTCAAATTCAGCCTATAGACATCTTTTCCTTGATTGTGGTGCATTGTTCCTAGTTTGACAATCGACATGGCTCTCAAGTCATCAGAATTCCTCACATTCAACATGGCATTCATCCTCCAACAACTGTTCATCATTTTGTAATCATGAAATTTCTGAAGATAATTGATGCTGCCAGCATGtcaataaaagaagaagaaaaaaaactaTTCCTATTATTAGCTTGTAGTTGCTTTAAAatagttttttagtttttaaagCTTAGTTTTATTTCGTGCGAATAATGCATGATAAGCATGCTTAGTTATTTTGGTTGTTAAAGCTATGTCTAGGTTCAACTTAGTGATGATAAATCGTTGGAGGTTGCTACAAAAGGAGCTATGAAAATTcacacaaaagaaggtataaagagtattcatggtatttattatactccacaattgaagcataatttgttaagtgttggacaACTATGTGAAAAAAATTATAAGGTAGTCTTTAAGAATAAGACAtatactatctatgataagaagtagggcaatagggtgatcactgttgtgcCTATGACAAGAAACATGATGTTCCCCttaaggtttggtgaacataatagTAGTTTGGCAAATATGGCATATGAGGATTCGAGTTGGTTATCGCATCTCAGGTATGGACATTTAAATTTTCACAGTTTGAAgcttctaacctcacatgcattagtttctagtttgcccaaggttgaagagcataaggaggtttgtgaaggatgtcctaaaggaaagcatgcaagggaaaagtttccaaagggaaatGTATGGAGAGCCCATCACCCACTTCAACTTATTTACTcaaatatatgtggtcctatgcaaactaagagtttgggtaagtcatcatatttggatacattcaagaagttcaaagcccttgtggaaaatgagaaagagtacaaaatcaaatgtttgaggactgatcgtggaggagaattttgttcgaaggctttccaaagttattgtgatgtgaatggcatcaagagacagcttaCTACCgtatacacacctcaacaaaatggagtagctgaaaggaagaataatacagtggttgaaatggcaaggtgcatgttacaaaccaagggtttgagcaattcttattggggagatgcagttgctacatCAATATACATCCTCAATCGAAGTCCTACTAGTGCAGTCGAGAAGATGActtcttatgaagcttggtatggaaaaaagcctaatgttaatcatttcaaagtttttggttgtttggcttatgtgcatgttcctgatcagaatagacaaaagttagatgccaaaagtgagtcatgtatttttattgggtatagtgagaaaagtaaggcttatagattgtataatcccatgACTAATAAACTTGTTATCTCAAGAGATGCAATTTTTGATGAAGGGgaagtttatggtcatcaaaaggGCCATGTTGAAAAACCAAAAGCTGTTGTGAATGATGTTAGTGAGCAGTGCACTAATGATTCTATTgaaaaagttcaagttcaagtcctacttctacaaggaaggtaagaaGATTGAGTGATATTTATCAGAGGAGTGCAAATCaaatacatgaagaaaacccaatcgGTGAGactgtgaattttgctttattagccaaggctgattttgaaccatcatgttttgaagatgaatgtaCTAATGAAGTTTGGATGCAAGCAatgaaagaagagatggattccatctATAGGAATAATACTTGGGAGTTGACAAATATTCcgcatgacaagaagaagattggcaccaaatgggtctacaagaccaagtttaatagtgatgggagtgttgaaagacataaggaaagattagttgctaaaagattcacacagaagtatggaattgattatgaagagacatttgcaccagtagcaagacaagagaccattagaatgttgatttcattaatAGTtcaaaagaagtggagcatacatcatatggatgtgaaaagtgccttcttgaaagggtatttagaagaggaagtatatgtagagaaaccacaaggttttgaagtaaaaggaaaagagaatcatttctacaagttgaagaaggatttgtatggcctcaagaaagcatcgagagcatggtatgccaatattgatggatactttcaggataatggcttccagagaagtaagagtgatcctacacTTTACTACAAGCAAGAAGGTATGGGTAGTAGTtgtaagatgaaagatgaattcaaaattgctatgatgaatgaatttgagatgaaggatcttggtctcctgaaatattttctaggattggaggtttatcaaagtaaggatgagattttcatttgttaaACAAAGTATGCatatgatatgttgaagaaatttgatatggctGATTGTAATCCTTCCTCCACTCCTAGTGCTCATGGAGTTGTGTTgtgtagagatgatggtgttgatttagttgatgagacaacttatagaagtattgtggggagtttgatgtttctaacccacacgaggcctgatattgcATATTCAGTTTCACTTTTTTCAATGTATATGACAAATTCATCAGAAATACATATGAAGATAGCCAAaaagattttgaggtatgtgaaaggcacTCTgaattttggtattcattactactcttctaaaaagtttaatcttgttggctttagtgattcagattggggaggtaatatGGATGACCATAAGTCTATATCAGggaattgtttttctttttcttcaggATTGTTTACTTGGAGTTCAAAGAAGCAAagcattgttgccctctcatccacagaagtagagtatgttgcggTTACTTCAGCGGGTACACAAGCGCTTTGGCTTAGAAAAATTCTTGCAAAAATTGGAGAGAAACAGATTCAGCCTACAGTGATTTGTTGTGACAATGtaagtgccatcaagttagcaaaGAATCCAGTTCATCACAGCAGGACAAAGCATTTTGATTTAAAGTATCATTTCATTTGGGATTTGGCACAAAAGAAAGAAGTCGAATTGAAGCACATAAACACTCAGGATCAATTAATGGATATCTTCACCAAGGCGGTTGCAAAAATTCAGTTTTTGGCACTCCGAGATCAGATTGTGAGCCCTCtcaacatcaagggggagtatgaagATAATTGATGCTTCCAGCATGtcaaaaaataaagaagaaaaagaacTACTCCTATTATTAGCTTGTAGTTGCTTTAAAacagtttttagtttttaaagCTTAGTTTTATTTCCTGCAAATAATGCATGATAAGCATGCTCAGTTTTTTGGTTGTAAAgctatgtctaggttcattgtattattttttttaGGTGCAAAAATCTCTTTATATGTAGACCTTTGTATTAGTTGAGTAAGTTGTATTAATAAGAAACAAAGCTCTTGCAGTTAAAACAGAGTActaatttgtctttgttttctgAATTTATCCATGATTCATTGGTGTGTTGTAAGTCTGAATTACAGTCTGTTTTGGTGTTATTTTCTTTTATCTGATATGTCCGTTTAAGTTTATCAGCTGGCTACAAGAACAGGGGGTTCAATTTTGAATCTACAATTTCTATATTTCTTAATGATATGTTGTTttatgtttctggatttgattgtgtagttTTTAATGCTGTCAATCTATAGTTTTTTAGtctttttcttgtaatttttgacAGCATAAAAAATACACAATTAAATCCAGTTGCATAAAACAACATGTCCATCATTTATCAGCACCAGCACAAAGTCATTTTGATCAGATTGACTGTACCGTAGCCGTAGACTACAGTAATCTTGTGGAGttaaaattatttctttctttcaaaccgatGTAAATATTTTTAGTAATGATGTCTGATGTACGACTTAAACTGTGTGCAATCTGCATAGGTGCAGAGTGGATTTGTGTACAAGCAAATTGGAATTCTGCATTTACACCAAAAGGAAGAGCATTTTATTCAATGAGTTTGCGATGCCTTTCCGGTTCTGTTTTGTTTGGTTGTCAAGAGGATCAAGACTGTTAATGCAAGAGGCGAGCATTACGGTTTGCGTGAAACATATTTCAATGTTGTCTCCTCCTTGCCTTCATTATGTTTTGTCTATCTGTGTATTAGAACAATATTTTTCTGTTTTTTCCATAGTTATTAGCTTATGACTGGTGTGAAGATCTGATTATTGGAAAATAATAACTACTATTtgaaaaatttaataattatttttccaatgtttttgaatatATAGTGTAAATTGTCCTAATTTTTGTTAAAAGTTTATTAATATAAATTAGATTTATATATAGTTAGAATGGTGAAATTTTCATATCATTTAGCTGTGTAATCTTATATAGTTTTGGCTCCTTTAAATTGATGGAGTGAAATATCCAAATCATATATCAATAAAAGACACATGAGTTGTGTAAACATGGACTCATTGTTCCATAATACTACCCATACCTATTTACATATTCTCTCACTAAACATTATTTTACACATATCTTATTTGATAGTGACAATGGTCAACCATAATCAAACACTTATTCATTGTCTAAATATTACCATTTCCATTACATCAATCCCACAAGCATGGGCTTGATCATTCATTTGTGAATCTAACCTTTAaaactaaaatttgaattttggttgTCTCATATCTATTTATTTCTCACTTTAAGCTAACTTGGCAACAAATGGTGTGATCTATTGCTATGTACTTATATATGAAGTCACTAAAAATTGATTGGATTTAAGGAAGAACATGCTACTAAGACTTCACTTATAACACCTTAATCTAGTTTTGGATCGCATTATTATAGAGGAATTCCATGTATTGGTGTCCTCAATTATTTCTAAAATGGTAAAATCAATTCTATTAGGTGTTTCCAAATATTTCCACTTCATGGCATTTACAGAAAGCATAAAGAATATAGCAAACTAGAAAATAGTATAATAAATTGTCCtaaatcaatccatgtttgcatacTTGGCCTAGACCCTAGATTTAACCCCTAAAAAGTTTATACATTGTGCTTTGCATAAATGCACACTATTTGAGAGGTAAAATACTAGTCAATATTTAATGGTAAAATACACATTGAAATTATATACATTCAAAAGGTAGAATACCAACACTAGGAAATAATTTgcattcaaaagataaataccaatCAAAATTGGTGCAAAATCTATAAAATTTAATGTTGTATTCTTCCTTTTAAAAatataaatgctaaataaaaaaggGTATGGTAGGTGAAGTGTAATTTAGTTTTTTATCAACCCCAAAGAAGCTGATGTGAAATTGGAACCCTTGTAGCATAAAAAATGAGCTCATATTTTGTAAAATATATAGAGTAAaagtaaaaatagaaaaaatgactTCAACCTAAAATACTAGCTACTTGGAGAAACATGAAGAAAAACTAAATAGGTAGTTGCAAAGCATTTGGAACCAACTTTCTAATGCCTATTTGTTTGTATGAAATTAATATTGTATTCCCAAGTTATGGTTCTTAGAATATTATCTCAATTTTTAACCTTTAAAAATCATCAGTTACTATTAGGGTTTAGTTATTTTTAGGTGATGTACACACAATTGTATTTAATTTAATGAAAATATGTGTGATCAAATGGACATTATTGTTTGATATTTATTGgaagatagatgcatgtgatgtattacatgcataacaatgtATTACTAGATTCGTATATGTTGATGCTTATAGGTATGGATATTTATGATGCTTATGTGTGTACTTGTGATGGTGATTATGTTTATGTGCATGATTTTATTTATATGTCTATGGATATATGATGAATTTACATAATTCTGATGTATGTATACATGATAGTAATTGTATGGTAAAATTagagtttcaccaattaagataataaaaccactaatcctaCCCATAGGACCaatacattaaaaagaggggtgaatccaaaaAATCTAGCCACAAGTTAATTAGGAAAAGGGCTGAAATATTGAGTAGATTCACTTGGAGGTTTGTCTCTCCTTTTTGAGTtgaaattggatgtagattgtgAATTTAAGGTAAAATAGTAGACAATTGAAGTGAAAGAGTAATAAAAGACTTCTATAGATATTAGACAGAACCATAGACAAGCGTTTGAGTAGAATAATAAGATCAAAACTTGTTATGAAATTTCAGGTTGAATTGTCAACACCAGGATGGTAGGTCACTTTGGTCTTGTAACTTTGACCTTAAATTCATATCTAAATCTAGTGATCTTAAATATTCCTGTAATTGAAGGCCCATCAAGCTACTCAACGTTTCTTATAGGATCGTTGccaaagatttgactatgcaatttTTCCATCGTCTTCCCTAGTTTTCTTGTCCTAAATAAACAAGTTTCATAAAATGCAGGCATATTCTAGACAATATATTTACTATTTAGGAGTACATAAAATTAGCTCAACACTCATTAGAATTCCTTTTATTGAAGATTAATTTTTCCAAAGCCTATGAATATGTTAAATTTCCTTTCGTTCTTGACATGCTCCATGCTTTGAGGTTTGGACCCCATTTCATTTAACCTATTAGTATGTTTTTTGCTAATTCCTCTACTTCTATTACAATAAATGGTCTCTAGTTTCTTATTTTTGGGCTCTTTCACTATATTAATCAAGGTTTACCTCTAGCCTCCTCTCTCTATGTTCTTGATGTTGAAGGCTTTGGGCACCTTCTAGCCTACTCAATTTCTCATGGCTTATTCTAGGGAATTGTGTTACCTAATTCATGTACCCAACCTGTCAATGAAGAGTAGTAAAATATCAAAGATTTTATCAAGTGTTTGAGTATCTTTTACTGGGGGTTGAATTCAACAATACAATGACATAAGATTCAGTGTTATTATTAATCTATTCTTTCTATCCCCATGGCTCCAAGCCTTTCATTGGAAGTGGATTGACCATggtgaaatatttaaatttttggGCATTCCCTTCTTTTTTAGGCTTCATAGATGGCCTTATGGCATGTTGTTCTCTCTAGTAGTCAAGATTTCATATTATTTTTAGATAATCTGATTAACATGGTGATTAGCATAATAGTtataaagcaatatatatataattcatttaaCTTCAATTATGAAAAACATTATGTTAATATAATTTATAATGATCAAGAAGTACTATACCAATAGTAATAAGGTGGTCTTATTTGAAGTCATCTATTTTTaagctttaaaattattattataagcTAAGTGGTGTGCTAGTAACAACTAATATGTAGGTAGCATTAGCAATCTTCCATTTTTtcattgtatgctctcaccttaCTCACTCTTGGTGATTAGAAGGCGCTAAgtatatttatttgatttaaaattttaacaAATATAAGTATTCCTTAGTAGGGAATATGCATATATAGCCAATATTGACATGAATCTAATAATAAATCATAGGGATGCATAACATCTTGGGTAGTTGTTTCAGAGCCTTGTGTCTAACTATTTATTTCTTTTTATGTCTTA encodes:
- the LOC131044619 gene encoding UDP-glycosyltransferase 85A7-like, whose product is MVPFPVQGSINPLMNLAHLLSSRGVFITFVNTEWSHNRMSRAAATATSTFKFLIIPDGLPPHHNRLSYLPEYAMALENLGPILEHHLLCSLSDGAPPITYIIMKNFMSCTHHVTNKLEVP